Proteins from one Candidatus Nitrospira nitrosa genomic window:
- a CDS encoding SDR family NAD(P)-dependent oxidoreductase codes for MDQQVALITGGAKGIGRGIALDLAARRWKIALCYRNSEAEANATAQDIMTQGGRSLAIRCDVSDPVAAKSLIARVEQEWGRIDVLINGAGPYHRINLFDETVEGWNEMFDGNLHPIFYLAQAVAPGMKARKTGRIINFSMANADQLAAQPDVTGHYIAKAGVLILTRTLAKLLAPYGVTVNAISPGFIDSGSAPPQELAAMTKRIPAGYIGTVDDTVAAVRYLLSDDARYVNGANIQISGGWGI; via the coding sequence ATGGATCAACAGGTCGCACTCATTACGGGCGGAGCAAAGGGCATCGGCAGGGGAATCGCGCTTGATTTAGCCGCCCGACGGTGGAAGATCGCCCTTTGCTATCGAAACAGCGAGGCCGAAGCCAACGCGACTGCGCAGGACATCATGACACAAGGAGGACGATCACTGGCTATCCGTTGTGATGTCTCCGACCCAGTGGCTGCGAAAAGTCTGATTGCCAGGGTTGAACAAGAATGGGGCCGAATCGATGTCCTGATCAATGGTGCTGGCCCCTATCACCGCATTAACTTGTTCGATGAAACTGTCGAAGGCTGGAACGAGATGTTCGACGGTAACCTACACCCTATTTTTTACCTAGCACAGGCTGTTGCACCCGGCATGAAGGCCCGCAAAACCGGACGGATCATCAACTTCAGCATGGCCAACGCCGATCAATTGGCGGCTCAACCCGATGTGACCGGCCACTACATCGCCAAGGCCGGTGTCCTGATCCTGACCCGCACGCTCGCGAAGTTGCTGGCGCCCTACGGCGTCACCGTCAACGCCATCTCTCCCGGGTTCATCGATTCGGGAAGTGCTCCCCCTCAAGAGCTTGCCGCCATGACCAAACGTATTCCTGCCGGATACATTGGGACGGTGGATGACACTGTCGCAGCCGTCCGTTATTTGCTCAGCGACGACGCGCGCTATGTGAACGGCGCCAACATTCAAATCAGCGGAGGCTGGGGCATTTAA
- a CDS encoding phytoene desaturase family protein: protein MRPYHQLKDDRWDAIIIGSGVGGLTTGGLLAKVAGKKVLILEQHYRAGGYTHMFTRPGYAWDVGVHYVGECEGPSSAVRAGFDYLTDSRLQWHPMPEVYDRAIIAGKTYDFPAGQAALKRNLLSSFPQEEQGIDSYFRAVNSARLATRGYMADQTLPSAISKKVEQAMRAPFVRWANRTTLQVLRECTQNEELVGVLTAQWFDYGLPPAQSSFAIHANLVSHYVNGGSYPVGGSSRIVEALLPTIAQCGGQVIINAEVDEILVESTKAVGVRMKDGRILQAPLVVSDAGAHNTFGRLVRQPQPICNELNKIARSMAYMTLYVGIKQSDAALGLDGTNLMICPSFDHDGNEKRFYSDLSEEFPVLYISFPSAKDPEFGRHFPDRATIEAVVPVAYDSFSAWEHTRWMKRGDDYGRLKQELATRIQERLERYVPAIRGKVDYVELSTPLSAKHFMKHERGEAYGLAATPERFCLQALRAHTSIKNLFLTGQDVVAPGVSGALFGGIIAASAILGKNLMPVVVQPEGK, encoded by the coding sequence ATGCGTCCATATCATCAACTCAAAGATGACCGATGGGATGCAATTATTATCGGGTCGGGTGTTGGTGGCCTCACAACAGGTGGGTTGTTGGCGAAGGTAGCCGGAAAAAAAGTTCTGATCTTGGAGCAGCACTACAGAGCTGGCGGGTATACCCATATGTTCACCCGGCCGGGGTATGCGTGGGACGTCGGAGTTCACTATGTCGGCGAATGTGAAGGTCCGAGTTCTGCGGTGCGTGCAGGCTTTGATTATCTGACGGACTCTCGACTGCAATGGCATCCGATGCCTGAGGTCTATGACCGCGCTATTATTGCCGGAAAAACGTATGACTTTCCGGCGGGCCAGGCAGCGTTGAAAAGAAACTTGCTAAGCAGCTTTCCTCAAGAGGAGCAAGGAATCGACAGCTATTTTCGAGCCGTGAATAGCGCGCGATTGGCTACTCGAGGGTATATGGCAGATCAGACGCTTCCGAGTGCCATATCCAAAAAGGTTGAGCAAGCAATGCGAGCTCCGTTTGTGCGATGGGCGAACCGTACGACATTACAGGTATTACGTGAGTGTACTCAGAATGAGGAGCTTGTCGGCGTTCTGACCGCACAGTGGTTTGACTACGGCCTTCCTCCAGCGCAAAGCAGTTTTGCGATTCATGCCAATCTTGTGAGTCACTATGTCAACGGTGGAAGTTATCCCGTTGGAGGGTCTTCACGTATCGTTGAAGCGCTTCTCCCGACGATTGCACAATGCGGTGGACAGGTGATTATCAATGCTGAGGTCGATGAAATTCTCGTTGAGAGCACCAAGGCAGTCGGAGTGCGTATGAAGGATGGACGCATTCTGCAAGCTCCTTTAGTCGTGAGTGATGCAGGCGCACATAATACGTTTGGTCGTCTCGTCAGGCAGCCACAACCGATTTGCAATGAATTGAATAAGATCGCGAGGTCGATGGCATACATGACGCTCTACGTCGGTATCAAGCAGAGTGACGCTGCGCTTGGGCTGGATGGTACAAACCTCATGATCTGTCCATCCTTTGACCACGATGGTAACGAGAAACGATTCTATAGCGATCTTTCTGAAGAGTTCCCAGTGCTCTACATTTCCTTCCCATCGGCGAAGGATCCAGAATTCGGACGGCACTTTCCGGATCGCGCAACGATTGAGGCGGTTGTGCCAGTGGCCTACGATTCTTTTTCGGCGTGGGAACATACACGGTGGATGAAGCGTGGCGACGATTATGGACGTCTTAAACAGGAACTTGCAACGAGAATACAGGAGAGATTGGAACGGTATGTTCCCGCAATCCGGGGAAAGGTGGATTACGTGGAGCTCTCGACACCTTTAAGTGCAAAACACTTCATGAAACACGAGCGCGGTGAGGCCTATGGGCTTGCGGCGACGCCCGAACGTTTTTGTTTGCAGGCATTGAGAGCACATACCTCGATCAAGAACCTCTTTCTCACGGGCCAGGATGTGGTGGCGCCTGGTGTAAGCGGAGCCCTTTTTGGTGGCATCATCGCAGCTTCGGCTATTCTTGGAAAGAATCTCATGCCTGTAGTGGTGCAACCTGAAGGGAAGTAG
- a CDS encoding outer membrane lipoprotein-sorting protein, producing the protein MNRLGLSLIVCALLSPIVYAETPEEKGYAISKETDKRDSGFGDSSNDATFILRNAQGEESIRELSMKTLEMPGDGDKEMAFFHRPADVRGTAVLTFSHGLKQDDQWLFLPELKRIKRISSVNKSGPFVGSEFAFEDIASWELDKYKYRYLRDDVVDGNDCFVVENIPAYEYSGYSKQIEWVDKTIYQPRKIEFYDRKNALFKTLTFHDYQQYINQYWRASRLEMVNHQNGKSSTLARKNYKFRNGFKDSDFSESALKSVQ; encoded by the coding sequence ATGAACCGACTTGGACTTAGTCTGATCGTCTGTGCCCTGCTCTCACCTATAGTTTACGCAGAAACGCCCGAAGAAAAGGGCTACGCCATTTCCAAAGAAACCGACAAACGCGACTCGGGATTTGGCGATAGTTCAAACGATGCAACATTCATACTGCGCAATGCTCAAGGGGAAGAAAGTATTCGGGAGTTGTCTATGAAAACGTTAGAGATGCCTGGAGACGGTGATAAAGAAATGGCATTTTTTCATAGGCCAGCCGATGTGAGAGGGACGGCGGTACTGACATTCTCACATGGTCTGAAGCAGGACGACCAGTGGCTGTTTTTACCGGAATTGAAACGTATTAAAAGGATTTCTTCAGTTAATAAGTCGGGGCCGTTTGTGGGCAGCGAATTCGCATTTGAAGATATTGCTTCCTGGGAATTGGATAAATATAAGTACCGGTACCTGCGTGATGATGTTGTGGATGGGAATGACTGCTTCGTTGTCGAAAATATTCCTGCCTACGAATACTCTGGTTACTCCAAGCAGATTGAATGGGTTGATAAAACCATCTATCAGCCAAGAAAGATCGAGTTTTATGACAGGAAAAATGCCTTATTCAAGACGCTTACGTTTCATGACTATCAGCAGTACATCAACCAATATTGGCGGGCAAGCCGATTGGAGATGGTCAATCACCAGAATGGGAAAAGTTCGACGTTGGCACGTAAGAACTACAAGTTTCGGAATGGGTTTAAGGATAGTGATTTCTCAGAGAGCGCATTGAAGTCCGTGCAATGA
- a CDS encoding efflux RND transporter permease subunit, which yields MLNKYADSIVRWPWLIILMTVVIATTAAYGVRYVEFKNDYRMFFSEDNPQLRAFEALEKTYTRDDNILLVVTPQDGNVFTSKNLAIAEYITQHLWQTPYATRVDSITNFQHSTAQGDDLFVGDLVHGADRLSPAELVRIQQVAVNSPLLRNRLVSPDGRVMGFNLIVRRPGKDQNAETKDAVTFVRELVNEVQQAHPELSFHLTGALMIDTAFAESSERDAKTLTPTMLGIIVVGLWWFLRSFIGMAAAATMMTLSVICAIGLAGWLGIVFSPSSIPAPTILLTLAVADSVHILTGYYAGLNRGLTQQAAMRESLQVNFKAIFFTNLTTAVGFWSMNYSDAPPFRDLGNITAMGVGVAYVLTITFLPALMMVLPAKRGQVAPSVATTFEGFAGMIAKHRYVLAAVVPTLMGVVLACIPLNRLDDLYVQYFDESIAFRSDTDYITKNLTGMYNIDYSIEQGAHGGIHEPAFLEQIERFAQWFRQQPEVLHVYVLNDILKRLNQNMHGDDPAWYRLPESRELAAQYMLLFEMSLPYGLDLSNRVNVSNSATRMTVTLRSLTSQEIIDLETRAQGWLAGNAPLIKRADGTGTTVLFAHIGQRNIVSMISGELISIVIVSLIMIVVLRSVSLGLLSLVPNLLPAGMAFGIWGLMVGQVGMASSVVAAMTLGILVDDTVHFLSKYQHARREMHCEPQEALSYAFVTVGHALWVTSAVLIAGFSLLTLSPFRINFETGLLTSIIFALGLFAEFLLLPLIILIAHDGKRVLRSWLSKPVPVIQS from the coding sequence GTGTTGAATAAGTATGCCGATTCGATCGTGCGATGGCCCTGGCTGATTATCCTCATGACTGTGGTCATAGCGACGACAGCAGCTTACGGGGTGCGATATGTCGAGTTCAAGAATGACTATCGAATGTTTTTTAGCGAAGACAATCCACAGTTGCGGGCGTTTGAGGCGCTGGAGAAAACCTATACACGAGATGACAATATTCTCCTTGTGGTGACCCCACAAGATGGGAATGTGTTCACTTCAAAGAATCTGGCCATTGCGGAATACATCACCCAACATCTCTGGCAGACACCCTATGCGACACGAGTAGACTCGATCACAAACTTTCAACATAGCACGGCCCAAGGCGACGACTTATTCGTAGGTGACTTAGTTCACGGGGCTGATCGACTCAGTCCCGCTGAACTTGTGCGAATCCAACAGGTCGCGGTGAATAGTCCGTTGTTACGTAATCGCCTGGTGTCGCCGGACGGTCGTGTGATGGGATTTAACCTGATCGTGCGGCGACCTGGGAAGGACCAGAATGCAGAAACAAAGGATGCCGTGACGTTTGTTCGTGAGCTCGTGAACGAGGTGCAACAGGCGCATCCTGAGCTCTCGTTCCACTTAACCGGTGCGCTCATGATTGACACCGCATTTGCGGAATCATCGGAGCGAGACGCGAAAACACTGACGCCTACGATGTTGGGAATTATTGTCGTGGGGCTCTGGTGGTTCCTCCGATCGTTCATTGGCATGGCGGCGGCTGCGACGATGATGACCCTCTCGGTGATTTGTGCGATCGGCTTAGCGGGATGGTTGGGGATTGTCTTTTCGCCATCGAGTATTCCTGCTCCGACGATTCTGCTGACGTTGGCTGTGGCCGACTCGGTCCATATCCTGACGGGTTATTATGCCGGCCTTAATCGAGGATTGACTCAGCAGGCTGCGATGAGGGAAAGCCTCCAGGTTAATTTCAAAGCGATCTTTTTCACGAATCTCACTACGGCGGTTGGGTTCTGGTCGATGAATTACAGCGATGCTCCACCATTTCGAGATTTGGGCAATATCACGGCGATGGGAGTTGGTGTGGCTTATGTGTTGACCATTACCTTTTTACCTGCGCTGATGATGGTGTTGCCGGCGAAGCGGGGCCAGGTGGCTCCTTCTGTTGCCACAACCTTTGAGGGATTCGCCGGCATGATTGCCAAACATCGTTATGTCTTGGCCGCCGTCGTGCCTACGCTCATGGGCGTGGTTCTCGCCTGTATTCCTCTGAATCGCCTCGATGATCTCTATGTGCAGTATTTCGACGAATCCATTGCCTTCCGGAGCGATACGGATTACATCACCAAAAATTTAACGGGCATGTACAACATCGATTACTCCATTGAACAGGGAGCGCATGGGGGGATTCATGAACCAGCGTTTCTTGAACAGATAGAACGGTTCGCACAATGGTTTCGGCAGCAGCCAGAAGTTCTCCACGTGTATGTCCTGAACGATATTCTGAAACGACTGAATCAAAACATGCATGGAGATGACCCGGCCTGGTATCGTCTGCCTGAAAGCCGGGAGTTGGCCGCGCAGTACATGCTGTTGTTTGAGATGTCATTGCCGTACGGGTTGGATTTGAGCAATCGTGTCAATGTGAGCAACTCCGCAACGCGCATGACGGTGACTCTGCGCAGTCTCACTAGTCAGGAGATAATTGATTTGGAGACACGGGCACAGGGGTGGTTGGCCGGGAATGCTCCGCTCATCAAACGAGCAGATGGAACTGGTACGACCGTCCTCTTTGCCCATATTGGACAACGCAACATTGTGAGCATGATCAGCGGTGAGCTGATATCGATCGTGATTGTGTCGCTCATCATGATTGTAGTGTTGCGGTCGGTTAGCCTGGGATTATTGAGCCTGGTTCCCAATTTGCTCCCGGCCGGTATGGCGTTCGGGATTTGGGGATTGATGGTGGGACAGGTGGGGATGGCGTCGTCCGTGGTGGCAGCAATGACCTTAGGGATTCTCGTCGACGATACCGTGCATTTTCTCAGTAAGTATCAACATGCCAGGCGAGAGATGCACTGTGAGCCTCAAGAGGCATTGTCCTATGCCTTTGTGACTGTGGGGCACGCCTTGTGGGTGACATCTGCGGTGTTAATTGCAGGGTTTTCCTTGCTCACGTTGTCACCGTTTCGAATCAATTTCGAAACGGGGTTATTAACCTCAATTATTTTTGCACTTGGGCTATTTGCGGAGTTTCTCTTGTTGCCGTTGATTATTCTTATCGCCCATGATGGTAAGCGTGTCTTGCGAAGCTGGTTATCCAAGCCTGTGCCGGTCATCCAATCGTGA
- a CDS encoding aminotransferase class I/II-fold pyridoxal phosphate-dependent enzyme, translating to MKQTTDVSAMTEAQKRALLKELWLRKENEKSREGVNGEISEEWCRVEKFPGCRLLTETGEMFKALAVENPYFSAHDGISDHLTMICGKEYINFSGYNYLGLSGHPEVSAGAKKAIDQYGTSVSASRIVSGEIPLHRELETALACIHNTEDAVALVSGYSTNVAVIGHLFGPQDLLVHDMLIHNSIITGCQLSGAKRLAFPHNDWNVLDTLLKQHRGRHERVLIIIEGVYSMDGDIPDLPRFIEVKERHKCMLMVDEAHAAGVIGPRGFGSHDHFGVNAGDVEIWMGTLSKSFASCGGYICGSKALIDNIKYNAPGAVLFSVGISPANAGAALTAAKIMMREPERAERLRARSSLFLERAKHRGLDTGLAGGTGVVPVIVGNSMRCLQLNQRLMRAGINVHPIMYPAVSEAASRLRFFITSNLTEAEVVYTVDTLAEELAALKQG from the coding sequence ATGAAACAGACAACAGATGTGTCAGCGATGACGGAGGCTCAAAAACGGGCCTTGCTGAAGGAGCTCTGGCTTCGTAAGGAGAATGAGAAGAGCCGAGAGGGTGTCAATGGAGAGATTTCGGAGGAGTGGTGCCGTGTAGAAAAGTTTCCAGGATGTCGTCTGTTAACCGAAACCGGGGAAATGTTCAAGGCACTGGCGGTAGAGAATCCATATTTTAGTGCACATGATGGAATCAGCGATCATCTCACCATGATCTGTGGCAAAGAGTACATCAATTTTTCAGGCTATAACTATCTGGGCTTATCGGGGCACCCTGAAGTGTCCGCAGGGGCGAAGAAAGCCATCGATCAGTACGGGACGTCTGTTTCCGCCAGTCGCATTGTGTCCGGAGAAATTCCTCTTCACCGTGAGCTAGAAACAGCCTTGGCTTGTATCCATAACACAGAAGATGCGGTGGCGTTGGTCAGTGGGTACTCAACGAATGTGGCCGTCATTGGGCATTTGTTCGGGCCTCAAGATTTGCTCGTGCACGACATGTTGATCCATAACAGCATTATTACCGGTTGTCAGCTCTCCGGTGCTAAGCGGTTGGCCTTCCCGCACAACGACTGGAACGTGCTGGATACACTGCTCAAACAGCACCGTGGTCGGCACGAACGTGTGTTGATCATTATTGAGGGTGTGTACAGCATGGACGGCGATATCCCAGATTTACCGCGGTTTATAGAAGTGAAGGAAAGGCATAAGTGCATGTTGATGGTTGACGAAGCTCATGCCGCCGGCGTGATTGGGCCTCGGGGGTTTGGTTCTCATGATCATTTTGGGGTCAATGCCGGGGACGTAGAGATTTGGATGGGCACGTTAAGCAAGTCGTTTGCGAGTTGCGGGGGCTATATCTGCGGGTCAAAGGCATTGATTGATAACATTAAATACAATGCGCCCGGTGCGGTGTTGTTTAGCGTGGGGATTTCTCCAGCGAACGCCGGTGCGGCTTTGACTGCAGCCAAGATCATGATGCGCGAGCCAGAACGCGCCGAACGCTTGCGAGCCAGATCTTCGTTGTTTCTCGAGCGTGCGAAGCACCGTGGATTGGATACAGGTTTAGCAGGAGGCACCGGTGTCGTGCCTGTGATTGTCGGTAACTCAATGCGGTGCTTGCAGCTGAATCAACGCCTGATGCGCGCCGGGATCAATGTGCATCCCATTATGTATCCGGCGGTGTCAGAAGCCGCGTCGCGGTTGCGATTTTTTATTACAAGTAATCTGACCGAGGCCGAGGTGGTGTACACGGTGGATACGTTGGCCGAGGAGCTCGCAGCCTTGAAGCAAGGCTGA